CATCATTATGTTCAGGAGATTTTGGTTAAACACGTGTTTGGACTCGGGTTTGTTGTAGTAGCTACTTGCTGGCTCCGGCGTTAGCCGCTGTGGATTTGCTTTGATTGCTGCATTTTGTTgccaactttttttgttgaagcGATTGAAAGCTTTTCAACCTCGCCTGCATTCAAAGCGTCTCCAGACCGCCTTTCGTTCATAATGACGGTGCTACCGTGTAGTCAATTAGCCAACGATGTTTACCACACATGCAACTTGAACAAgtgtggtgtaaaaaaaaataacattaaataaaaatgctctgacctgcaaaatgacaaaagcttatgatttttttttttttttttttttttagcatggaGTCAGGGTCTTTCGACAGTATAGAGCAGATTTTCACGAAACGAGGGCGGGTCGACCGCTTTGCCTACtgtgttccccccccctccccccctcaaaaGGTGGCGAGGGCAGCTTGCTGGCGGCAGCCGGCGCCGTCATTGGACTGGGCTCCGACATCGGCGGCAGCATCCGCATGCCGTGCTTCTTCAATGGAGTGTTTGGCCATAAAACCACACCCGGTAAGAAATTCTCCGGTTGTTTTGCGAAGGTGGCACAAGCGTCCGAAGAATCGAACGACTGGCGTACGTGCTGGAGCGTTGGTCACTTTTTGATCCTCGCGGCCCCGTTCTGCCCTCGTGCAAACCCTCACTTGCGGTTTTTGAACCCCGTGCAGGCGTGGTGTCCAACGACAACCAGTACCCGCCGTACTCGGGGAGACACGAAGAGTACGCCAGCGCGGGGCCCATGTGCCGCTACGCCGAGGACCTGCTGCCCATGTTGAAAATCATGGCGGGGCCAAACGCGCCCATGTGAGCCGCCCGCACTTTCACGGTggcagccggggggggggggggtggcccaGTAGGTTCCCattgtgtgcgttttgcggcagGTTGTCCCTGAACGAGAAGGTGGAGCTCAAAAAGTTGCGTTTTTTTACCGTCCCCGACGACGGCGGCTCTCCCCTGGTGTCCCCGGTCAGCAAAGAACTCAGAGAAATCCAGAAACGGGTGAgccaatctcaaaatgagttgctTCCTAACAGATCTGCGTCTCGGCGTATGTtcacttgtcccccccccccaaccagtgATCCACCCTCAAAACAAGAGTCTCAAAACGCATTTCTCACCTCTGCCGAAAACGCTCATCTCAGGTGGCGGAGCGTCTCGAAGCGGACCTGGGCGTGTCGGTCCAAGAAGTGCGCTTCCCCGAGCTGCGCTACGGCTTCCGCATCTGGGACGCCTACATGTCGCTTCCGGACAAAGAGGGCAAGGTGCGAGGAggcgccccgccccgccccctcgcCAAACTTAACTCGTCTTCTCCCGCAGCCTCCGGTCCCGATGACCGAGCAGTTCGGGGAGCCGGGCCGGCCCATGTGGCCCGTGTGGGAGGCGCTGAAAAGACTTCTGGGAAAATCCGACCATACCGTCGCCGCCATTGGTGAGTGTCGACGGCAAACGCTTACCTGACAACACGCCGATTGTGCGCGCGACGTCCGCAGgcgtgtccattttggagaacacGTCATGGTCCAGACCATCCGCCTTCCTCGTCGGGTTGAAGGAGAAGCTGCAGAAGGACGTGGAGGAGCTGCTGGGGAGCGACGGCGTGCTTCTTTACCCGTCGCATCCCAGGGTGGCCCCCAAGCACCACCATGCGCTTTTTCGACCCTTTGACTTTGCCTACACGGGTACGCCAGGGCGCAGGTGATCTGGTCCTTTTGCGCGGGGAAATGTCTCGAGTcattctcaccccccccctccccccccatctTAGGCATCATCAATATCCTGGGTCTGCCGGTCACCCAGTGCCCTTTGGGGCTGAACGGGGAGGGTCTCCCCATGGGCGTGCAGGTGGTGAGCGGGAAGCTGCAGGATCGGCTGCCTCTGGCCGTGGCCCGCTACCTGGAGAAGGCCTTCGGAGGCTGGAGGGAGCCTCCGACTGACATCCGCAGGATGAAGATGGTGTAGTCcgttgggggagtgggggggggggggggggaacctgccccccctcaattttttttaaacttttttttaacagatgttCATGCCAATTGATGGAGGTGATACTGAATGTTCCTCGTAGAAGGCTACTAATGATTTTACatcaaacatactgtacatgtaccaTGAATTGCGACTGAGTCAAGGGTCAAcatttacaaatacaaatttgtttttttttcttcagatgtGGCTAATAGGgcagtggtttaaaaaaaaaaaacatattggtgACATTTGTACCTCTGGGAAAGTGAGAGATTGTTGTCCTTAGGGGAGGAGcaaagtttagcctgggttgttagggAGAGTTTGCTGCGTGTGCATGTTGATCCTCTGCGGGTGAAATTAACAGATGCCATTTGTTTTTAAGGGGAATGTAAAATGAGAAAATCAAGTGCTTGGTAATCATAGCTACCTTTTATATGTGCAGTCTTACATTTTTGTTaagggggggggttcatttttTCACTATTTGCGAAAGTGCTCCGAGAGCGTGCTCATTTGCTCGAATCAAAACACTTGGGCCGATTCAATGATTTCGAATCTTTTAAGGACATTTGTGCCGATTGGTGGGAGGTGGGACTTAAAAGTGGAGCAATGCCGAATGTTCCTCGTCCAAGATGATTGCCAAACGTACGCAGGCGGCGACTTCATTTGACACAAAAACACGGCACCGGTAGTACTTCCTGAAACCATCGAATTTCAATGTAACTCGCTGTGCGTGCACGCGCGGGCATTATTTGTCGTATGACTTATTGCACGTTCATCGTTTAAAGATATTGAAATTGGCTGCGCGGCGGCACAACATCACAGCCttgggaatccattttacaACGTCGGTTGTGTGAGTGCAAATCAACTGCCGTGCTTTTGGGctacaaataaaatgacatgaaaaaaaaagtctgaacagtctgcagtcattttattttctttccttgcgtcagggggtgtgtgtgtggggggtgggcgggAGAAAAAACTAAATGGTGAACGGCTCGGTGTGTCACACAGCTGCCAGGACTaaatgaggtggggggggggggggggggctgaatgcAAAGATATCcttcgtgcgtgcgtgcgcgggaGGAAGGACCTTCTCTCCTGCCGCCGGCTCGTTTGGGCCCGAGTGGCAACGTGTGAACGCGAGCGAATGGGGTGGTGAGAGCGAGTGGAGTCCACCTGTTGCGCCTCCTCACGAGGTGTTGGTGATGGGCTTGTACTTTTTCAGCCGGGTCCACTGACCCGTGGAGTAGTTCATTTCGAAGACCGTGTCCACCAGCATGGTGGTGCTGCCCGTGCCGTCCGCCTTGGGCAACACTTCCGTGTGCTCGCTCAGCTTGATCTGGATGATGTCGCCCTGCTCCGGGCACGGGTTCtctgaggggaagaaaaaaaatttttttttttaatttaaattggtTGGTTGATGAACGATGAATTCCACCCACTGACAAACACGACGGTCTTTCAAAATTGACAGAGCGGAAAACGCACAAGCAAATCCGTGATGATTCACTGACTAGTTTGCTCCGTAATATCGCAAACCATGTTGAgcctccgggcggcccggtagtccagtggttagcacgtgggcttcacagtgcagaggtgccaggttcgattccagctccggcctccctgtgtggagtttgcatgttctccccgggcctgcgtgggttttctccgggtgctccggtttcctcccacattccaaaaatatgcgtggcaggctgattgaacactctaaattgtccctaggtgtgagtgtgagcgtggatggttgttcgtctatgtgtgccctgcgattggctggcaaccgattcagggtgtccccccgtctaccgcctgaagacagctgggataggctccagcaccccccgcgaccctagtgaggatcaagcggctcggaagatgaatgttgaGCCTCGTTTTCCGCAGTAAAAGTAAAAGAGTTATAAAATCGAGTTTAAATCGTACAAGTTACAAATGATCAAGAACAACAGTGACTTCTCTTCCCGTCTTGTGCTCTTATTCTGAAAAACAACAGAGACCACTTCCGATCTCACGGCGATCGCCGGGTGGTCATGAACGTCACGCAAAACACTCCCGATAACCGAGACAAGTCGCGGTGACTGTCAAGAAGGCGCGTGGGGGTAAAATTTGTGCCCATCTCCTCGTGTTGTTCATTGGCCACGCAAATTGACATTTGCCGGGGCGAGCGTGCACGCGTTACCTCTGGATCCTGCCATGAAGCCCAAGATGAGGGCCTTCTCAGGTCTGGTGACCTTGTTGGCCGTCTTGAACATCTCCTGAGCAGCATACATCTGGTCCCTCTGAAAAGCGCGGACAAGCAAATATAGGTTTTGGTTCCAGCTACCGGGGGGAGAGCGAAGCGGGCAACGCGGAGGGCGAGCCCGTACCGTCAGCGAGAGATTCTTTTTGGGTTGAGGTTGCGGCGGCGTGGGCGCAGGGGCGGGCGTCGGGGTCTGAGGCGTGCCGGGGGGCTGAGCGGGCGTCTCGGGCTGGCCGGCGGTggcggccgccgccggcccGTTGCTGGCCGGAGTGGAAGCCGGCGTGCTGGGCGACGCGGGCGTGGCCGGGTTCGCCGCCGTGCTGGCGTTGTACATGGGCGTCCTCTGCTTGTACTGGCCCGGGAGCGAGGCGGCGGGGGCGCCCGCGCCCGCCGTCGCCGACTCCTCCGGTTGGCGAGCCGACTGCAGCGTGTCCCAGCCGGCGTTTGCTTTTGAAGGAGACGAGAACGCACGATGAATACGGCGCCCCCGCCTGGGCTCTCGTGAAAAAGCGAGCGCTCACCTGGCTGGGCCTCGGAGCTGGGAAtgtaggaggaggagggaaccaTGCTGGGCGTGGCCGGCAGGTAGCTGGTGGACGGGAGCGGGTTTTCGTTCAGCGCCCCGAGTTTCTGTCGCGGAGGCAGAGGAATGATTATGCTGGGCACGTCATCAGCCGCTTACGTTAAAGTGCCGAATTAACTTGGCACATTCGAAATGGGAGTCGGCGCGCACGTGGTGCGGCTTGATCTGCTGCACAAAACGCGCCATTGCCGGGCCATTAATTGACCGTTTTTGAGGTCGATTTGGGGttcaaaactattttaaactcattcactgccaaccCAGTAAGTCTCGTCAATAGTAGTGAATTAGTTCATTGTTTGATCAAAgatccccccccctttttttgggttcttttttttttaaggctttaATGGCACTGCTGGGCTCTTAAGTGACTCTTTAACGTgtcttctttgaaaaaaaacatttgaatttcaaaagaATCAACCAAAATACGGATGATGTCAGCCGTCAGAAGAATTCCCAGGCTTTGGCCGAGCTTTTTTCAAAGATCAAAGAGCAGCGGATATGCCTGCGGGCGAGCCACGGTGCTTAGTTTTCAAACAGGTTCAGCAGTACGGTGGAGTCCGTGCGCAAAAGTGcaaaaagtggttagaactgcacgactgtccgtgttttacgttatgtgttgtgtttactatTTGACTTTAtgctaactgttttgttaagcgctttgttacagctgccgctgttgtgaaagcgcgatataaatcggcatgtattgtaaaGTAAATCCCCAAGCGACGCAAGGTACATGTTTGTACATCTTTCTGGTGTGTACTGAAAAGGACAAACGACACCATCGTCTCGATTGAAGCACCTGTGCAGAGACGAGGCCTGCGGCATAGTCCGGTGTGGTGTTCTCCACCACCGCTTCTTCTTTGGCTGCTTTCTCATCCGCCTCCgtgtctacaaaaaaaaaatacatgacggCAACAGATTCAAGTCTCGCAACGCTTTCCGGCAAAGTCCACGTGGTTCGACGGTAGGGTGCGAGCTGGCGAAATGCTGTGGGTTACCCAGAGTCTTTCTTCGCCTCTTGGCCTCTCTTCCGGCCCCGACCATGTTCAGCTCTTTGATATCCAGCAACTGCACAAGAAGGAAAAAGCAGCACGGAATCCCCAGCTTGTCACTCTTGCCGGTTGATGAGACGACGTTTTCAACCACGGAACTCGTCCTGACATTATCAACTCGATCGAATCGCTCGCGCGCGCCGACGCCGTACCTTGACGCCGCGTTCTTTGCGCAGAGGTGTGCGCGCCGGGGCAATGGGCGTTCGGTTGCTCGGGGGGCTGAACATGCTTGGAGCTGTGGGGCTGCGAAACGGCGCCTTGGGAATCCCCTTGAGGGgggctaaaatgaaaaaaaaaaaaagataagaactTCGCCAAGTTGCGGCCATGGCTGGAGATTCGACGTGTCACAGAGAGGGAAGCGGGCTAGGTTTTTTGCGCAACTTGCCAACAGGAAGTGAGCAACCAAATTGGCAACGGGCGTTTGACCCGCAGCATCCCAAAGCCCAACGGTGGGCAACTTTTGATGAGCAGTGTCGTCGAGCGTGCCACTTACTGGTGGTGTCGATCTTTTTGACTAAACCTCTCCCTTTGGCATGAAAAGGCACTCCGGCGGTCTTCTTCAGCTGCTGTGCGGTCTCGGTGGCTAGAGCACAAAACCAATCCGTTTAGGTGCCACGGCGCTTGGgcgagcaaaaagaaaaaaggcctCACATTTCTGCAACAGCTCGGCTCTCAGCGTGGCACTCTTGGGCTTCCTCTTCAGCTGGAAATGTTTAACGGGGGGCGTGAGAGGTCCCACCAGTGTGGTCAACGCGCTCTTGTTTAGGTACTGGCACTCCAAAGGAAGCATGGCGGACGCCTCGCACTCCCCAACTATGCGGGCATGCCCAGGCAGAGAGAGTCAACCgtatttaaaaatgcatcaagaaataaaaatcGCCTCTGGCACCAAAACGCCGAATTCAAACGGCTGACCTTTCTCCCTGAGCTCGCCGAGGATGTCCTGCACGTTTGGATTCTGCTCCTCCAAATCCAGATTGAGGGAGCCCGTCTCCGGGAAGGACTTGAGAATGTCTGCGACCATCAGCACCCACGGCTCAGAGTCCACCGTGGCCAACTGGATTATCTCGGAGAGGGCCTCCTTCATCTGGCAATCACAACAACTTTTCAGCGTGCAGCAGCTTTTTTCAAATAGAAGGTTCGTCAATTACCCCGTTTGTAGCTTTAAGAAACGGGGCTGAGTGGTGTGGCATGTGTTCATGTGGTAGTTAAGACTCCAGCGTGAACTAGAAAATGAATGCTGGAATGCTTGATCGAAAAAGGAGGGAATGGTGTGGAACGATATTCAATTATTCTATGGAATGGCATGGAATGATGTGAAatattttggtgaaaaaaaagtgcccaaACTGCTACTGTACGAGCTTGTTGGGAGATATTTCCAATAGAGCCggagagggatggggggggggggggtctccaacGAGTCGCAAGTGAAATGATAGGTTCGAGGAGTATGTTGAGAAAGGATCAAATGTCGCCGACCGTACTCTTATTTGAATTCTTTCGACCACGGTTTCTATTGACAATATCACACGAACGTATttggcacaaaaaaagtattttgtataCGAAATATGATGAACCTATTTTGAAACAGGAGAAAAAAGTACAGATCAGCTTTCAAGTACAGCACGTCAGGATAAAAAGTCGAAGATACTTCCCAATACTGTATTCGATTTTACACacgtttttgtcacatttctgCTTGGTAGCTTGGCGTGAGAATttagaaaatggaaatgtgcGACTCggttcaataaaggttgggaaacgacGGTAGAAGGACGGTACCGCCCCCTCGGTTGTATCTTTTCGCCAGTCGGTCACAACGTCTGAACGAGACATCGGACGTTCGGCGATGAATACAAACAACTGGTGGATTGGGTCATGTCAACGTTAATCTTGCAAGGTGGACCAGCTCAGTAAATGGGGAAACGCGCCGGGCTTTCGGTTTAATACATCTCGTTATCACTCGTCACTAGCGTGCTAATGCTAAAGTAGCCGACTGGTGTGGTGCGGTGCCTAATATACCACACCGACAACGCGTTCGGAAGAAGGGAGCCAAAGTCAAGCAGCGTGTTCTTATTTTAAGACAACCCGACCGAGGGTATAAGACAACCCGACCGAGGGTAAGTGAAAGCAAACGGCACAAAATGTTGTTGTCGGGCGCCCACCTCGTCCACGGTCCGTCGGGGGAGATGCAGCATCCCGAGAAGCAATTTGAGCTTGACGGGCGGCGACAAGCTTGAGAAACACAGGCGTATGTTGTCGATGACCGACACAGTAAGGAGCGACGCGATGCTCGGTGGTGTCCACAGCTCGTCCGTAGAGCCCAGTTTGTTGTGAAGCCACAGGCCAGTGTCGCTGTCCTTCATtgacgccatcttggaaaaagaaGCGATTGAGTTCGGGCATTTTAATGGACTACTAAGAAAACGGCAGTCAGGACCCCGCCCACGTCTGTGTGAAGGCCATTGAACCACATTAAAGTATTTCAAAACGAATTCACGTAGTTATTATGACCCAACGTCATGGGGACCTTATCTTTATTTAATCAAATCCATTCCACAccgcaaaaataaaaagtatagaTGATTAACTGAGGTGCGGTCTTTTTCAACATAACAAGTCGTGCGCAAGCGCAATACGTAGGAAATAGAACAAACTTTATTTAAcatgccccaaaaaaacaaacgggtacgatgtaagaaaaaaagtcaaatccacAAGACACACAGCTAAAAGTTGAAGTTTAACTTGAGTCTGAACCCTACAACAAAGACAATTAAACATTTGCACAATATgtattgaaagaaaaatacGTTCAACAGACGAAAGTCAGCTAGTTTACATCTGACAATGGAAGACAGCATATAAATATTCAACCTTATTTACATATCATTAACCTAATGCAATGCTCATCATACAGAAATGGGTATTTCTAGCTAACATCACAGTCTATTAGTGGACATAACAAAGACACAATAAATAATAGATATCAGATACCAGTGGCATCACCTGGCTTCTTCACTTTAGCACGCATCATTTCAGTAATGTCCTCCTCCGTCTTCTCTGATTTCTGTTTGTACTATGCAAGATACAGAATTTATCCAGATGATTAGCTCTTTAATCCTCTTTACTCAACTCACATGTCATCGCTAACAAAGCCTTgtgacatcattcattcatcacttTAAACAACTTGCGACATTGTTTAAATTACTACATATAACTTCTCTCGATGCAGCAGGATGTTTGAACCTTCAAATAAAACATTACTTTTATATATATTCAACTTGGTTTTACAAAGTGCCAAAACATCATGCAGTACGACCATACAAGCATGATTTTTGAATAGAAAACATCTTTGAAATTAGCGTACCGATTTATTTTCTACCCTACCTGGCAAATTTTCAATTGGGTTTTGCTTTCCTGTATAAAATTCCAAAGTGTTactgttttttacttttatcatcATATTCATGCAAAATTTGTCCGATGATGCTCATTTGATGAAATATCATTTGGTGCGACCGTTGAGaaatggcttttattttgaaatacatttccagcAACTGGTAGGTAGTACAGTAGTCATATATGAACGTCATGTAGTATGACCAGGAAAAAaaggactattttttttcccaacaaagTTTTTCACTTACAGTGTGTAGTGTGAGGTGTGTGTAACTATCTAGTTCCAATGGTGAATTGTTCGCATCTTTGATTCAAGTTGAAAATATGCGATGTGTCCATCATCTGGCGCAACCATTTCAGAAAGCTTTCCATGATAGATGTATGGACTAAAttggctattaaaaaaaaaatcaattgctgGGTCGATGATGTTGGAAACCCGTTTGGCCCGTATCAGGAGTGTTTTTCGTTTCTGTATCGACGGCGTTtactttcaatttttatttggcGGGTGGTCGTGCGGTTTTGCCCTCAAAGAACATGGCGAGCCGTGCGCATGCGCAAtctctacatttaaaaaaaaaacatctccacgGGCATCTCGCGGTGACCTGGTGTTCCGAATAACATACCGTGGACAGATTCGGGGTAGGTAAACGGAATACCACGCAATGTTATCTCCGTGCGAATAATAACCGAGAGCCACGCGCCTAGGTGTTGGATGATGCCATCCGGTGGTATGATGCAGGCAGCGATGCTCCTGCTGGCGGCCCAGCTCGTCCTGTGCCGCGGTAGTGCTGCGGATGTGGACCGGGAGACCGGGACGGTCATCCCCGCGGAAAGTACGTGCTCttatttcagtctcaatggggaCACCGTTCCGATGAATCATCTACAGGGGAGGGAGTTCTCGGTGTACGACGGAGACATTaacacgatttttttttgttagataGCGTAAGTCGGATCGCGTCGTCGTATATATCATTAATATACTGTACGTCTTATTGATTGTGTGAAGGCTAGGCCCTTCATACATATGTCATTagggttaaaaaatatttgaatggcaAGTGATTTtctgtcatggaaaaaaaaagatggtacgGAGTGATTGAGCGGACCTgcatttgctttgctttgcgGTGACGTAAATTACTAAATTTTATGATGAGCCATGTCGTCTGTCACTAACCTGTGCTAGTGTAGTACAGTTATCATTTCAGTCAATGCTTGTATGAGAAACACTTCTAGAGCGTTGATAAGCTCCAAGGGTCTCACGCAACGTCGTAAAGTATCCCCTAGGAATATATGGCAGAGCGTTCGTCTGTGAATATTCAGGATGAGCTAAAGATAGGAATAATAACGCAAAGCTGTCTCATTTTTTCCAGGTCGCCCGTGCGTCGACTGCCATGCGTTTGAGTTCATGCAGAGGGCCCTGCAGGACCTAAAAAAGACCGCTTTCAACCTAGACGCCAGGGTACAGAGGACCATTTTGATTCATCGCCTAAAAAAATCTTCTGTATTTTGTCTTAACGGTGTCTGTAGTTTTAAGATGGAGTACTGGTGGGCAGAGGTGACAAAAGTACTTTGGGCAGAGTGGTGAACTAGACGTATTGATTCACCTGGCCTGGTCCCACCTTTGAAAAGTACACACCCTTCCACAGTAATGTGTAGAATGCAAGAATGCTGACCCCAGCTGGGGCAAAAATTGAAAAGGCACGTGCCCATACTGAATTGATACTGTTGTTTAATAACAACAAATCAATTACACTTTATCCCTATTCGGTAGAATACCTGCTTTTGAATATATTCGATAGCTGTAGCCCGACAAcagtttatatacagtacaaccaCTGTTGTACTAACTGATCACATGACATAGCAGGTTATTAACagctctagctagctagcgtttgcttgtttttttttttttaacattctccAAACAACTCGCTGCTATGGATTTGCTCTGTAAGTGTGCGGTGTTTTTGTGGCGCAGACGGAGACGCTGGTGCTGAGGGCGGAGAGGAGGTCTCTTTGCGACTGCATGCCCAGCTCGCTGCGTTGAAACCTCGCAACACGGACGACTCTTCCAAAGTACTCCTGTACAGCGATTTTTGACTCCCAACACAGAGGACACTTTAGCTTATGCTCTTCTCATGTCCGTAGACCAGTGtgcttggaaatgtttttttttttaaacacaaaacatggaattgaatgacatgtttgtttgttttgcgcaAGAAAACTTGAGAGAGAAGCCACACGTAGGGCTTCCCTTAGCACAGCACTGTAGCATGAATTCACAGCACCTTTTTGTAAACGTAGAGTGTATGTCTAGATTTTATGGTGATAGAAGAAGTGATATGCCACTACTGTCGACCCACAACGTACTGTAAACATAAGCAGGCGGTAATTAGATTTTGGAAAGGAGGCAAATATGACAAGTGTGTGTTACTGTCACTGTTCTATGTACCTGTAGGTCGGTGTACAAATCGTGAAAACGTGAATATTTCGTGCTTGCGATGTTTCTGTGTGGCCAAATAAAACTGTGTTCTTACTGTCTTTTATTTGATCGTTTTATAGCCTATTCGTGGCCAAGAGGTGTTATTTCATTTAAGTATTTACTGCAGTTAACTTTACCGCGCTAGCATAGGT
This window of the Hippocampus zosterae strain Florida chromosome 1, ASM2543408v3, whole genome shotgun sequence genome carries:
- the nelfa gene encoding negative elongation factor A isoform X2 gives rise to the protein MASMKDSDTGLWLHNKLGSTDELWTPPSIASLLTVSVIDNIRLCFSSLSPPVKLKLLLGMLHLPRRTVDEMKEALSEIIQLATVDSEPWVLMVADILKSFPETGSLNLDLEEQNPNVQDILGELREKVGECEASAMLPLECQYLNKSALTTLVGPLTPPVKHFQLKRKPKSATLRAELLQKSTETAQQLKKTAGVPFHAKGRGLVKKIDTTTPLKGIPKAPFRSPTAPSMFSPPSNRTPIAPARTPLRKERGVKLLDIKELNMVGAGREAKRRRKTLDTEADEKAAKEEAVVENTTPDYAAGLVSAQKLGALNENPLPSTSYLPATPSMVPSSSYIPSSEAQPANAGWDTLQSARQPEESATAGAGAPAASLPGQYKQRTPMYNASTAANPATPASPSTPASTPASNGPAAAATAGQPETPAQPPGTPQTPTPAPAPTPPQPQPKKNLSLTRDQMYAAQEMFKTANKVTRPEKALILGFMAGSRENPCPEQGDIIQIKLSEHTEVLPKADGTGSTTMLVDTVFEMNYSTGQWTRLKKYKPITNTS
- the nelfa gene encoding negative elongation factor A isoform X1 → MPLMASMKDSDTGLWLHNKLGSTDELWTPPSIASLLTVSVIDNIRLCFSSLSPPVKLKLLLGMLHLPRRTVDEMKEALSEIIQLATVDSEPWVLMVADILKSFPETGSLNLDLEEQNPNVQDILGELREKVGECEASAMLPLECQYLNKSALTTLVGPLTPPVKHFQLKRKPKSATLRAELLQKSTETAQQLKKTAGVPFHAKGRGLVKKIDTTTPLKGIPKAPFRSPTAPSMFSPPSNRTPIAPARTPLRKERGVKLLDIKELNMVGAGREAKRRRKTLDTEADEKAAKEEAVVENTTPDYAAGLVSAQKLGALNENPLPSTSYLPATPSMVPSSSYIPSSEAQPANAGWDTLQSARQPEESATAGAGAPAASLPGQYKQRTPMYNASTAANPATPASPSTPASTPASNGPAAAATAGQPETPAQPPGTPQTPTPAPAPTPPQPQPKKNLSLTRDQMYAAQEMFKTANKVTRPEKALILGFMAGSRENPCPEQGDIIQIKLSEHTEVLPKADGTGSTTMLVDTVFEMNYSTGQWTRLKKYKPITNTS
- the faah2b gene encoding fatty-acid amide hydrolase 2-B is translated as MALSGVEQIQKLLFDAFLAVCYILYRFLCARPTEIKRKLPPVSNPLLAVSATQLAGRIRRREVSSVEVVQAYIDRIQQVNPLLNAMVKDRFSAALQEAAQVDKLIDEEPGGEEVLADRLPFLGVPLSVKESFGLQGMPHTSGIVSRRGVLAAADAPPVALLKRAGAIPLGVTNTSEGCMWAESHNHLYGITSNPYDLERMPGGSSGGEGSLLAAAGAVIGLGSDIGGSIRMPCFFNGVFGHKTTPGVVSNDNQYPPYSGRHEEYASAGPMCRYAEDLLPMLKIMAGPNAPMLSLNEKVELKKLRFFTVPDDGGSPLVSPVSKELREIQKRVAERLEADLGVSVQEVRFPELRYGFRIWDAYMSLPDKEGKPPVPMTEQFGEPGRPMWPVWEALKRLLGKSDHTVAAIGVSILENTSWSRPSAFLVGLKEKLQKDVEELLGSDGVLLYPSHPRVAPKHHHALFRPFDFAYTGIINILGLPVTQCPLGLNGEGLPMGVQVVSGKLQDRLPLAVARYLEKAFGGWREPPTDIRRMKMV
- the c1h4orf48 gene encoding neuropeptide-like protein C4orf48 homolog; translated protein: MMPSGGMMQAAMLLLAAQLVLCRGSAADVDRETGTVIPAESRPCVDCHAFEFMQRALQDLKKTAFNLDARTETLVLRAERRSLCDCMPSSLR